One genomic region from Anopheles bellator chromosome 2, idAnoBellAS_SP24_06.2, whole genome shotgun sequence encodes:
- the LOC131209408 gene encoding endothelin-converting enzyme homolog yields the protein MSTQHIWSTNSHHQPDYGHDSGKNSTTNTINPSVGNPYLIGIQSRFRRRYYHKSIVFLLLLIILILTIAIIVTACLLHFPSDVCHTAECLRSAAALKHSMDVTVNPCEDFYQYACGNWEEEHPRPDTYISFDWFSERQTKILRNIRQYLQANDSDLDPKPVIQARAMYRGCMNLTAMDHLGYGPIYKNLKKLYLPPYPSILNVTNTTKSSDFEGYGFDWIRSLAKIKQLLGMDIFIGFDVYPDPQRRDYNRLVLGTPESGSDLPFNHDILKHIRPGRTRRKLTVSANSGKQTNGEAANEVEEDVDDAEKDTASLKAYRKFMVGVMKLLVNHSDPNIAVESFNEDFDLAATIVIEFSESILKFTQEAENVSKSTNVEDRLNLQDIVYFTAADLQNITDTYMAPKASFVVWEKLLNNVFEGIPEAQLNLKDELILTSNADVLYLKLLVDYLAVTPLAHIELFIWWNVVEELILHTTMEVRRLHYEYYKTIATSEGFSSRTLYCTGTVNRLLGMAVSYAISNENFTRHTKPKVQEMLDYIRIAFEGLVRDTTWMDWPTKHSTLQKSEAMRSLIGFPDWILDKTRLEQHYEGLAINESTHLENMLEEIQRKNVIKLRRWRRKHELSWETLPTNVNAFHTFQENAITIPIAILQYPFYHLGLEALNYGALGTILGHELTHGFDDSGRQFDKNGNLKQWWTNQTIQEYVNRTMCFVNQYNRYYIPEADDYIDGLLTLGENIADNGGLREAFRAYQLYHKTAGKEATLPGFEEFTHEQLFFISFGNIWCESHTEAAAKAYLDDSHCPGKFRLKGVLTNSPEFSQTFGCKSGSGMNPILDKCRIW from the exons ATGTCTACTCAACATATCTGGTCAACAAACAGTCACCACCAACCAGATTACG GACATGATTCAGGCAAAAATTCTACCACCAATACCATCAACCCGTCGGTTGGCAACCCCTACCTAATCGGTATACAATCAAG ATTTCGTCGGCGTTACTATCATAAATCAATagtgtttctgctgcttctcatcatcctcatcctgACGATCGCTATTATAGTAACGGCATGTTTGC TTCACTTTCCGTCCGACGTCTGCCATACCGCGGAATGTCTTCGGTCCGCGGCGGCACTAAAGCACAGCATGGATGTTACAGTGAACCCTTGCGAAGATTTTTACCAGTACGCCTGCGGTAACTGGGAAGAGGAACATCCCCGGCCGGACACTTACATCAGTTTCGACTGGTTCAGCGAACGGCAAACGAAAATCTTGCGAAACATTCGGCAGTATCTTCAAGCCAACGATAGCGACTTGGATCCAAAACCCGTCATCCAAGCGCGAGCCATGTACAGAGGCTGCATGAACTTAACTGCCATGGACCATCTCGGATATGGGCCTATTTATAAGAACCTTAAAAAATTGTATCTACCACCATACCCGTCTATTCTGAATGTAACGAATACGACGAAGTCTTCCGACTTCGAAGGATACGGCTTTGACTGGATTCGATCGTTGgccaaaatcaaacaactgCTTGGTATGGATATATTCATAGGATTTGACGTATATCCTGATCCACAGCGTAGGGACTACAACAGGTTGGTCTTGGGCACACCAGAGAGCGGTTCGGACTTGCCATT CAACCACGACATACTGAAACACATCAGGCCTGGAAGAACTAGACGGAAACTCACAGTAAGCGCTAACAGtggtaaacaaacgaatggcGAGGCGGCCAACGAAGTTGAGGAAGACGTCGACGATGCTGAAAAGGATACAGCATCACTCAAAGCATACAGAAAGTTTATGGTTGGCGTCATGAAACTGTTGGTCAATCACTCCGATCCGAACATTGCGGTGGAATCATTTAACGAGGATTTCGATTTGGCTGCAACGATAGTCATTGAGTTTTCGGAATCTATTTTGAAA TTCACTCAAGAAGCCGAGAATGTCTCTAAAAGTACAAATGTAGAAGATCGTTTGAACTTGCAGGATATCGTGTATTTTACAGCTGCCGATCTGCAAAACATCACTGATACCTATATGGCTCCGAAAGCATCGTTTGTGGTTTGGGAAAAACTATTGAATAACGTTTTTGAGGGTATCCCCGAGGCTCAGTTGAACTTAAAAGACGAATTGATCCTTACCAGCAACGCCGATGTGTTGTATCTAAAACTACTGGTGGATTATCTCGCCGTTACACCTTTGGCGCACATCGAACTGTTCATTTGGTGGAATGTAGTTGAGGAATTGATTTTACATACCACTATGGAAGTAAGGCGGTTACACTACGAATACTATAAAACTATCGCCACCAGTGAGGGGTTCAGCTCGCGAACATTGTATTGCACCGGCACTGTTAACAGATTGCTTGGAATGGCCGTAAGCTATGCGATATCTAATGAGAACTTTACTCGCCATACTAAACCGAAGGTACAAGAAATGCTCGATTACATTCGCATAGCGTTTGAGGGATTGGTGCGGGATACAACCTGGATGGACTGGCCTACCAAGCATTCTACACTGCAGAAATCCGAAGCAATGCGTAGTTTAATCGGCTTTCCGGACTGGATTTTGGATAAAACCCGATTAGAACAACACTACGAGGGG CTGGCCATTAACGAAAGCACGCATCTAGAGAACATGTTGGAAGAAATTCAACGCAAAAATGTCATCAAACTCCGCCGCTGGCGTCGCAAACATGAGCTTAGCTGGGAAACTCTTCCCACAAATGTGAACGCATTTCACACATTCCAGGAAAACGCTATCA CGATCCCGATTGCCATTCTACAATATCCCTTCTACCATCTCGGATTGGA GGCTTTAAATTACGGTGCGCTTGGAACAATTCTTGGGCACGAGCTAACGCATGGATTTGATGACAGTG GACGACAGTTTGATAAAAATGGTAACCTAAAACAGTGGTGGACTAACCAAACCATTCAAGAGTACGTGAACCGTACGATGTGTTTCGTGAATCAGTACAATCGATATTATATACCGGAAGCTGACGACTAT ATCGACGGCCTATTGACGCTAGGAGAAAATATTGCTGACAACGGCGGTTTACGAGAGGCGTTCCGAGCATATCAATTATACCACAAAACAGCAGGAAAGGAAGCAACTCTACCGGGTTTCGAAGAGTTTACACatgaacaattgtttttcatatCTTTCGGAAACATATGGTGCGAATCACACACTGAAGCTGCGGCCAAGGCGTATCTTGACGACTCACATTGCCCTGGTAAATTTCGGCTGAAAGGAGTACTAACCAATTCTCCCGAATTTAGTCAGACTTTCGGCTGTAAATCGGGCTCTGGAATGAATCCCATACTAGATAAATGTAGAATATGGTAA
- the LOC131209976 gene encoding uncharacterized protein LOC131209976, whose protein sequence is MKRQAKNLLLDRMHRGVVYTCMGLTLYGSYMLGVRVYRYFTVVKPARQAEELRMLEAGAANRAPALDTAPTLSS, encoded by the coding sequence ATGAAGAGACAGGCTAAGAATCTGCTTCTGGATAGAATGCACCGTGGAGTCGTCTACACTTGCATGGGATTAACTCTTTATGGCAGTTACATGCTCGGAGTTCGTGTTTATCGGTATTTCACTGTTGTTAAACCAGCTAGGCAAGCAGAGGAACTAAGAATGTTGGAGGCTGGAGCTGCGAACCGAGCACCCGCTTTGGATACAGCGCCTACACTTTCGTCATAA
- the LOC131209090 gene encoding vertebrate ancient opsin-like — MSENASNVAFSTAEYGELMAPWAYNASAVTLFFIGFFGFFLNLFVIALMCKDMQLWTPMNIILFNLVCSDFSVSVIGNPLTLSSAISHRWIFSRTLCVAYGFFMSLLGITSITTLTVLSYERFCLISRPFTSRNSSRKGAMLAVLFIWSYSFALTSPPLFGWGAYTQEAANISCSVNWESQTKNATTYIIFLFVFGLVVPLVVIICSYTSIIINMRKNAARVGRINRAEMRVTSMVAVMIAAFMIAWTPYAIFALIEQFGPPEMIGPGLAVLPALIAKSSICYNPIIYVGMNTQFRAALGRVRSKGTQDTEQNTTTMQRELTKSSRDVIECSFDFCRKKNRVKLSLVKPTTPLGGSMNPSNITQPDKDSERSSVDQSMLNVVHDEPSRGDAFPAAQDKSARFVRPEFELSVINSGKSILIKSKHFRSNLV; from the exons ATGAGTGAGAATGCTTCTAATGTGGCGTTCTCCACAGCAGAGTATGGAGAGTTGATGGCTCCATGGGCGTATAATGCTTCCGCCGTAACGTTGTTCTTCATTGGGTTCTTTGGATTCTTTCTCAACCTCTTCGTAATTGCATTAATGTGCAAGGATATGCAG CTGTGGACACCAATGAACATCATTCTCTTCAATCTGGTTTGCTCCGATTTTTCTGTGTCTGTCATAGGAAATCCTCTTACGCTTTCTTCAGCCATTTCACATCGATGGATATTTAGCAGAACGCTATGTGTTGCGTATGGATTTTTTATGTCCTTATTGG GAATAACTTCGATAACGACACTGACGGTGCTATCCTACGAGCGCTTCTGCCTCATCAGTCGTCCATTCACCTCTCGTAACTCATCTAGAAAAGGCGCGATGCTGGCAGTTCTCTTCATTTGGAGCTATTCGTTTGCGTTAACATCGCCCCCTCTATTTGGGTGGGGCGCGTATACTCAGGAGGCAGCAAACATTAG CTGCTCTGTAAACTGGGAATCGCAAACGAAGAACGCCACAACGTACATAATTTTTCTGTTTGTATTTGGACTCGTCGTTCCTTTGGTAGTCATAATATGCAGCTATACCAGCATCATAATAAATATGCGAAAG AACGCGGCACGGGTAGGACGCATAAATCGGGCGGAGATGCGAGTTACATCCATGGTGGCGGTGATGATTGCGGCTTTCATGATCGCCTGGACACCGTATGCCATCTTCGCACTCATCGAGCAGTTCGGTCCACCGGAAATGATAGGACCAGGGCTGGCAGTGTTACCAGCTCTAATTGCCAAATCCAGCATCTGCTACAATCCCATCATTTATGTCGGTATGAACACGCAGTTCCGAGCAGCACTTGGCCGTGTCCGGAGCAAGGGTACGCAGGACACGGAACAGAATACAACAACGATGCAACGAGAGCTGACCAAAAGCAGCCGCGATGTAATTGAATGTAGTTTCGACTTTTGTCGCAAAAAGAATCGCGTAAAGCTTAGTCTGGTAAAGCCAACAACGCCGCTGGGTGGATCTATGAATCCCTCGAATATCACGCAGCCAGACAAGGACTCGGAGCGATCTTCTGTCGACCAATCGATGCTGAACGTGGTTCACGATGAACCATCACGTGGCGACGCCTTTCCGGCAGCGCAAGATAAGAGTGCACGCTTCGTGCGCCCGGAATTCGAATTATCTGTGATCAATagcggaaaatcgattttgattaaatcgaaacattttcggtCCAATCTAGTGTAA
- the LOC131209975 gene encoding cdc42 homolog: MQTIKCVVVGDGAVGKTCLLISYTTNKFPSEYVPTVFDNYAVTVMIGGEPYTLGLFDTAGQEDYDRLRPLSYPQTDVFLVCFSVVSPSSFENVKEKWVPEITHHCQKTPFLLVGTQIDLRDENSTLEKLAKNKQKPITLEQGEKLAKELKAVKYVECSALTQKGLKNVFDEAILAALEPPEPTKKRKCRFL, translated from the exons ATGCAAACAATCAAATGCGTAGTCGTTGGTGACGGAGCCGTCGGTAAGACGTGCCTGCTCATTTCATACACGACCAACAAATTCCCTTCTGAGTACGTACCGACCGTATTCGACAATTACGCAGTCACGGTCATGATCGGTGGCGAACCATACACACTTGGTCTGTTTGACACCGCCG GCCAGGAGGATTACGATCGCCTCCGACCCTTATCCTATCCGCAGACGGACGTGTTTTTAGTGTGCTTCTCCGTTGTTAGTCCCAGTTCATTTGAGAATGTAAAAGAAAAG tGGGTGCCGGAGATAACGCATCACTGTCAAAAGACCCCATTCTTATTGGTAGGTACGCAGATCGATCTGCGTGATGAAAACAGCACACTGGaaaagttggccaaaaacaaacagaagccCATCACCCTTGAGCAGGGAGAGAAGCTGGCCAAGGAGCTAAAAGCCGTTAAATACGTGGAATGTTCTGCGTTGACTCAG AAAGGACTGAAGAACGTATTCGATGAAGCAATCCTGGCAGCACTAGAACCTCCAGAGCCGACAAAAAAGCGGAAGTGCCGATTTTTGTAA
- the LOC131209409 gene encoding cuticle protein 16.5-like, which yields MKFLILLGLVAVVRGAPGFYGDGLSYAAYAAAPAPIVKYAAPAVSVVHAAPAPVLKYAVAPAPIVKAIAPAATSYATFHQVHAPVVAAAPVVKYAAPAPVVSYVHSAPVVAHSAPLIKYAPSYHGW from the exons ATGAAGTTTCTA ATACTTTTGGGACTGGTTGCCGTAGTGCGGGGCGCTCCTGGTTTCTACGGTGATGGACTTTCTTACGCAGCTTACGCGGCAGCGCCGGCTCCGATTGTTAAATACGCGGCACCGGCCGTATCGGTCGTGCATGCTGCTCCAGCGCCGGTTCTGAAGTACGCCGTAGCTCCTGCACCGATCGTTAAAGCAATAGCACCAGCTGCTACCAGTTACGCCACCTTCCACCAAGTTCACGCTCCTGTAGTTGCGGCAGCTCCGGTTGTAAAGTatgcggcaccggcaccagttGTGTCCTACGTCCACTCCGCGCCAGTTGTGGCACACTCGGCCCCACTCATCAAATATGCGCCATCGTACCATGGATGgtaa